GCTCGGCATGGACGGGGCTTCATATATGGCACTGGAGTTCACAGGTGAGGGTGCTGAAAGTCTCCCGATGGAAGGCCGGCTTACCATGTCAAATATGGCAATTGAGGCAGGAGCGAAGGCAGGACTTTTTTATTCAGACAAAGTGACAGCAGAATATCTCGCACATTTGGGCATTGAGTCTGAGAGGCAGAATGCTGAGAATCCGTCATATGCAAAGGAGATCGACATCGATCTCGGGATTCTGTCTCCAATGCTTGCAGTCCCCCACAGAGTAGATACTGGAGTTCCGGTTGAGAAGTATGCCGGAACAGCCCTTGATCAGGTCTTTGTCGGGACATGCACAAACGGGAGGTATGAAGACCTGAAACGGTTTGCCGACATTGTCAGGGGCAGGACAGTAAAGGTGAGGACGGTTGTTGTCCCGGCATCAAAGAGTGTGCTTGAGAAGGCTGTCTCCACCGGAATTCTGCTCGACATTATCAGGGCAGGATGTGCCGTCGGAACACCGGGATGCGGGCCGTGCCTTGGTATGCACATGGGCGTATTGGGTGAAGGTGAGGTAGGACTTTCGACTGCCAACCGGAATTTTAAGAACAGAATGGGAGTCGGTGCTGAATATTATCTCTGCTCTCCGTCAACCGCCGCCGCAAGTGCCCTTGCAGGCGAGATCAGATCTCCGGAGGAGAACTGAGATGGAAAATAAAGGAACAGCGGTATGCATCGGTGAGGATGTCGATACCGATATGATAATCGCAGGGCGGTATCTCAGGACAAAGGACCGTAAGGTCTGGGCAGATCATGCCTTTGAGGATTATGACCCTGATATTGCAGGCAGGCTTAAAGGATCTGTAATAATTGCCGGAAAGAATATCGGCTGCGGATCGTCACG
The sequence above is a segment of the Methanoplanus limicola DSM 2279 genome. Coding sequences within it:
- a CDS encoding 3-isopropylmalate dehydratase large subunit; this translates as MTTLSEKILGGKEGSFVDRKVDRAFAHDGTGVLALDSFRKMGGVKPENPGKISIIYDHITPANNSTTAELQHELRDFSKSAGVNFYDIGCGICHQVMSEGVCRPGEIVVGADSHTCTLGAFGAFATGVGATDMAAIWETGETWFKVPETIRVNLEGKLTGHTEAKDAALEYIRMLGMDGASYMALEFTGEGAESLPMEGRLTMSNMAIEAGAKAGLFYSDKVTAEYLAHLGIESERQNAENPSYAKEIDIDLGILSPMLAVPHRVDTGVPVEKYAGTALDQVFVGTCTNGRYEDLKRFADIVRGRTVKVRTVVVPASKSVLEKAVSTGILLDIIRAGCAVGTPGCGPCLGMHMGVLGEGEVGLSTANRNFKNRMGVGAEYYLCSPSTAAASALAGEIRSPEEN